The following are from one region of the Denitrobacterium detoxificans genome:
- a CDS encoding MarR family winged helix-turn-helix transcriptional regulator translates to MASSAYPAMAAHNLELDDLFSGTFQSVMRIEERALDNRYTQGLTITDIHTIVAVGLYERNPMNVCATRLDVTLATLTTAVNKLEKLGYVRRERSQEDRRKVLLSLTTQGRKAYRAHLLFHKRMISEALNGLTNEEQRVLAHALAKVKGFFDARA, encoded by the coding sequence ATGGCATCATCTGCATATCCGGCCATGGCCGCGCACAATCTGGAATTGGACGACCTGTTTTCGGGGACCTTCCAATCGGTCATGCGCATAGAGGAACGCGCCTTGGATAACCGCTATACCCAAGGGCTCACCATCACCGATATCCATACTATCGTAGCCGTGGGCCTCTACGAGCGAAATCCCATGAACGTCTGCGCAACGCGGCTCGACGTCACGCTCGCCACGCTCACCACCGCCGTAAACAAACTGGAAAAGCTGGGGTACGTGCGCAGGGAACGCTCGCAGGAAGACCGCCGGAAGGTCCTGCTTTCCCTTACCACGCAGGGGCGCAAGGCGTATCGCGCCCACTTGCTCTTCCACAAGCGCATGATCTCCGAGGCGCTCAATGGCCTCACCAACGAAGAGCAGCGCGTGCTCGCCCACGCGCTTGCCAAGGTCAAGGGCTTCTTCGACGCACGAGCATAA
- a CDS encoding acyl carrier protein, giving the protein MATIDVIKEVLSDNLDIDPETVTPESTLESLGIDSLDMVEMTCDIEEKLDIEFGEPEGLDTIGAMVEYIDSLK; this is encoded by the coding sequence ATGGCTACCATCGACGTCATCAAAGAAGTGCTCTCCGACAACCTCGACATCGATCCCGAGACGGTTACCCCGGAGTCCACTCTGGAATCCCTGGGTATCGATTCCCTCGACATGGTAGAGATGACCTGCGACATCGAAGAGAAGCTCGACATCGAGTTCGGCGAGCCCGAAGGCCTGGATACCATCGGCGCCATGGTGGAATATATCGACTCTCTGAAATAA
- a CDS encoding beta-ketoacyl-ACP synthase 3 — protein MLHNTTMRERCVKEAYVGCTVIGCGKALPKLSVSNDDLAKIVDTSDEWIVKRTGIHERRIAISESSTDLASAACSAALGAEGGSIEASSWNLGQVDPESIDLLICMTITPDATIPCQASLIKMRLGLSNAVAFDLNAACSGCVYGITVAENMMRASQSAPGACNPIRRALVVGVERLSRIVDWTDRATCVLFGDGAGAVLLEWNESRKGIISSFLKNTDDVELTLSRANMFNRALFPFDEAGVAAQSNDAAYDCAIPVTEYIGMAGRTVFKFATAAMREAIDAVLERGDMTVDQVARIVPHQANERIIAHVAKKMEAPLDLFQVSIGSSANTSAASALMALCDAYCQGRIAQGDNVVMAGFGGGLTSGAVLFEA, from the coding sequence ATGCTGCACAATACGACCATGCGCGAACGATGCGTGAAGGAGGCATACGTGGGTTGCACGGTTATTGGATGCGGCAAGGCGCTCCCGAAGCTATCGGTGAGCAACGATGATCTGGCGAAGATCGTCGACACGAGCGACGAATGGATCGTAAAGCGCACGGGCATCCACGAGCGCCGCATCGCCATTTCGGAATCGAGTACCGACCTTGCGTCGGCGGCATGCTCTGCTGCCTTGGGTGCGGAAGGTGGCTCCATCGAAGCCTCTTCCTGGAATCTTGGCCAGGTTGATCCCGAAAGCATCGACTTGCTCATCTGCATGACCATCACGCCCGATGCCACCATTCCGTGCCAGGCCTCGCTCATCAAGATGCGCCTGGGCCTTTCGAATGCGGTCGCCTTTGACCTGAATGCCGCTTGCTCGGGGTGCGTGTACGGTATCACCGTTGCCGAGAACATGATGCGTGCATCGCAGAGCGCGCCGGGGGCGTGCAATCCCATTCGTCGCGCGTTGGTGGTGGGCGTCGAGCGTCTGTCCCGCATCGTCGATTGGACCGACCGCGCTACGTGCGTGCTGTTCGGCGACGGCGCTGGCGCGGTGCTGCTGGAATGGAACGAATCGCGCAAGGGCATCATCAGCTCGTTCTTGAAGAACACCGACGACGTGGAGCTCACGCTCTCCCGCGCCAACATGTTCAATCGCGCCCTGTTCCCGTTCGACGAGGCGGGCGTTGCCGCGCAGTCCAATGATGCGGCTTACGATTGCGCCATTCCCGTTACGGAGTACATTGGCATGGCCGGACGCACCGTGTTCAAGTTTGCGACGGCGGCCATGCGCGAGGCCATCGACGCCGTGCTCGAGCGCGGCGATATGACGGTCGACCAGGTGGCGCGCATCGTTCCGCATCAGGCGAACGAGCGCATCATCGCGCACGTCGCCAAGAAGATGGAAGCCCCGCTCGACCTCTTCCAGGTGTCCATCGGCTCAAGTGCCAACACCAGTGCCGCAAGCGCGCTCATGGCGCTGTGCGACGCCTATTGCCAGGGTCGCATCGCGCAGGGCGACAACGTCGTCATGGCGGGCTTCGGCGGTGGCCTTACCTCCGGGGCGGTCCTGTTCGAGGCGTAG
- a CDS encoding NlpC/P60 family protein: MGALAAAGALGCALPRLAHADELTELKTKQYDIQQQIIQMRGEVETAADNYQKALEEHTAAEGEVAEAQKLIGVNNKRIGELQDRMGDRMRLEYKTGLAGIYDLLFGASTFEQFVTQIDMYDYINKADADMVQETKDLRAQNEEAKRKKEEQEQIARSKMDEANRIKTEAEQKTAELQSLYDSLDAQAKELLEVAQAQAMASADWPVDIIGNPRNIEPFPDIIDYALSRVGCPYVWGAAGPDTFDCSGLVIWAFAQAGIKGMPHYTGSLYELAHARGAIVNLTDVKPGDILFRPGHCGIALADGGLPYVHAPNTGALVRTTDSLSYSKFVCGLRFPH, from the coding sequence ATGGGCGCTCTCGCTGCTGCGGGAGCGTTGGGGTGCGCGCTACCACGCCTTGCCCACGCCGATGAGCTGACGGAGCTCAAAACGAAGCAATACGACATCCAACAGCAAATCATCCAAATGCGCGGCGAAGTGGAAACGGCCGCCGACAACTACCAGAAGGCCCTGGAAGAGCACACGGCGGCTGAAGGCGAGGTCGCCGAGGCCCAGAAACTCATCGGTGTGAACAACAAGCGCATAGGCGAGCTGCAGGATCGCATGGGTGATCGCATGCGCCTGGAATACAAGACCGGCCTGGCGGGCATATACGACCTGCTCTTCGGCGCAAGCACCTTCGAGCAGTTCGTCACGCAGATCGACATGTACGACTACATCAACAAGGCCGACGCCGACATGGTGCAGGAAACGAAGGATCTGCGTGCGCAAAACGAGGAAGCCAAGCGGAAGAAAGAAGAGCAGGAGCAGATCGCCCGCTCGAAGATGGACGAAGCGAACCGCATCAAGACGGAGGCGGAGCAGAAGACCGCCGAGCTCCAGTCGCTCTACGATAGCCTGGACGCCCAGGCGAAGGAGCTGCTGGAAGTCGCCCAGGCGCAGGCTATGGCCAGCGCCGATTGGCCCGTCGACATCATTGGCAATCCGCGCAACATCGAACCCTTCCCCGACATCATCGACTATGCGCTCTCGCGCGTGGGCTGCCCCTACGTATGGGGCGCCGCCGGACCCGACACCTTCGATTGTTCTGGCCTGGTGATTTGGGCGTTTGCACAAGCAGGCATCAAAGGCATGCCCCACTACACCGGATCCCTCTACGAACTGGCGCATGCGCGGGGCGCCATCGTGAACCTTACCGACGTGAAGCCAGGCGACATCCTCTTCCGCCCTGGTCATTGCGGAATTGCACTCGCAGACGGCGGACTCCCCTACGTGCACGCACCCAACACGGGCGCGCTCGTGCGCACCACCGATTCGCTCTCGTATTCGAAATTCGTCTGCGGCTTGCGCTTCCCACACTAA
- a CDS encoding nitronate monooxygenase, which produces MNTRVTELLGIRVPIIQGAMARIADASLASAVSEAGGLGIIACGGAPLSWVEEQVAAARAKTSAPIGANVMLMDPQAADLAKLLVDLKIDVITTGAGSPANYMEMWKEAGIKVIPVVASAALARRMERLGADAVVAEGTESGGHVGELTTMALIPSVCEAVDIPVIGAGGIADGRGLAAAFALGAEGVQCGTRFLTVEECTVSDAYKEKILGAKDADTVVTGRGSGHPVRCLKNKFARTARKLEVDPSKGAELEAMYVGSLRRAVEGDVDNGTIMAGQIAAIVHERETAASVLAEMMTQAEELCGLTLEERAAKSAERALNRK; this is translated from the coding sequence ATGAATACTCGCGTAACTGAGCTTTTGGGCATTCGCGTGCCCATTATTCAGGGCGCCATGGCTCGCATCGCCGATGCGAGCCTTGCGTCTGCCGTGAGCGAAGCGGGCGGCCTGGGCATTATTGCCTGTGGCGGTGCGCCCCTTTCCTGGGTGGAAGAGCAGGTTGCGGCCGCTCGCGCCAAGACCAGCGCCCCCATTGGCGCCAACGTTATGCTCATGGACCCGCAGGCTGCCGATCTGGCGAAGCTCCTGGTCGATCTGAAGATCGACGTTATCACCACGGGTGCCGGTAGCCCGGCTAACTACATGGAAATGTGGAAGGAAGCTGGCATTAAGGTCATTCCCGTTGTGGCCAGCGCTGCGCTTGCCCGCCGCATGGAGCGCCTGGGTGCCGATGCCGTTGTGGCGGAAGGCACCGAATCGGGTGGACATGTGGGCGAGCTGACTACCATGGCCCTTATTCCCTCGGTTTGCGAAGCGGTGGACATTCCCGTTATTGGCGCTGGTGGCATTGCCGATGGCCGCGGTCTGGCGGCTGCGTTCGCCCTGGGTGCCGAAGGCGTGCAGTGTGGCACGCGTTTCCTTACGGTCGAGGAGTGCACCGTTTCCGATGCGTACAAGGAAAAGATCCTGGGTGCCAAGGACGCCGACACCGTTGTTACCGGTCGTGGCTCGGGCCATCCCGTGCGCTGCCTGAAGAACAAGTTCGCGCGTACGGCGCGCAAGCTCGAAGTCGACCCTTCGAAGGGCGCCGAACTCGAAGCCATGTACGTGGGCAGTCTGCGTCGCGCCGTTGAGGGCGATGTGGACAATGGCACTATCATGGCTGGCCAGATTGCCGCTATCGTGCACGAGCGCGAGACTGCGGCTTCCGTCCTTGCGGAAATGATGACCCAGGCCGAAGAACTGTGCGGCCTTACGCTCGAAGAGCGCGCCGCGAAAAGCGCCGAACGCGCTTTGAACCGGAAGTGA
- a CDS encoding zinc ribbon domain-containing protein produces the protein MQCPRCGARNSKQAERCHACGMPLMQTGGRVVPVQVHHNRSRLADRQMRPQGGAYSAVPLYERRQPWYQKALIFVVAVAVIVGVIFGVYSAFQAFQNDKVSQAAYDAEHVKQTVKVTFDVPEYKAGSSSVIPIRVQGTDIDGNAVDELHLMTLADNTVELMPGTYSFVPAGSPVTAAGITYAVPAAVNVSATSSGVTVGSTEGATVSLSYSAIQPIDATDDQIAAIKQWMTEASLEDATIQKYVDAITNARTTAQEEEAEASGSIVETDYFTFTIPSLWRDEVSTKTTKNNGLPTVTVYLDGYSSLELMTVTCVKDGGESDEEDNVDHIAGTVQGNGYRVEVWTTNWAYYASLMAQGSVDPIVSTSVLDDLVRLSSGGTLTYEDVSEMSKSAIGTPDIEFVSDNVLATLKATGAVDSSSSSSSDEDDYVTTTTTTTTTTKRSN, from the coding sequence ATGCAGTGTCCTCGTTGCGGAGCAAGGAACAGTAAGCAGGCAGAGCGCTGCCATGCATGCGGTATGCCGCTCATGCAGACGGGCGGGCGCGTCGTGCCCGTTCAGGTGCATCATAATCGCAGCCGCTTAGCCGATCGCCAGATGCGGCCCCAGGGTGGCGCCTATTCGGCGGTTCCCCTGTACGAGCGTCGCCAGCCCTGGTATCAGAAGGCCCTCATCTTCGTTGTCGCCGTTGCGGTAATCGTGGGCGTCATCTTCGGCGTGTATTCGGCCTTCCAGGCATTTCAGAACGACAAGGTGAGCCAGGCGGCCTACGACGCGGAACACGTGAAGCAAACGGTAAAGGTCACGTTCGACGTGCCCGAATACAAGGCGGGTTCCTCTTCGGTCATTCCCATTCGCGTGCAGGGAACCGATATCGATGGCAACGCCGTCGACGAGCTGCACCTTATGACCTTGGCCGACAACACCGTTGAGCTCATGCCGGGCACGTATTCGTTCGTTCCTGCTGGCTCGCCCGTTACGGCTGCCGGCATTACCTACGCCGTCCCCGCTGCGGTAAATGTATCCGCTACTTCCAGTGGGGTCACCGTTGGCTCCACCGAGGGTGCAACCGTGTCCTTGTCGTATTCCGCCATCCAGCCCATCGACGCCACCGACGATCAGATTGCGGCCATCAAGCAGTGGATGACCGAGGCCTCGCTCGAAGACGCCACGATTCAGAAGTACGTCGATGCCATCACCAATGCGCGTACCACCGCGCAGGAGGAAGAGGCCGAGGCGTCGGGCAGCATTGTGGAAACCGATTACTTCACGTTCACCATTCCCTCGCTGTGGCGTGACGAGGTGAGCACCAAGACCACCAAGAACAACGGTCTTCCCACGGTAACCGTGTATCTCGATGGCTATAGCAGCCTGGAGCTCATGACGGTTACCTGCGTGAAGGATGGCGGGGAAAGCGACGAGGAAGACAACGTCGACCATATCGCCGGTACGGTGCAGGGGAATGGCTATCGCGTGGAGGTGTGGACGACGAACTGGGCGTACTACGCATCGCTTATGGCCCAGGGCTCGGTTGACCCCATTGTGTCGACGAGCGTGCTGGATGATCTGGTGCGGCTTTCCTCGGGTGGCACTCTTACCTATGAAGATGTCTCCGAGATGAGCAAGAGCGCCATTGGCACGCCCGACATCGAATTCGTGTCGGATAACGTGCTTGCAACGCTGAAAGCCACGGGCGCTGTGGACAGCTCTTCTTCCAGTTCCAGCGACGAAGACGACTACGTCACCACTACGACCACAACCACAACGACGACCAAGCGCTCCAACTAG
- a CDS encoding heavy metal translocating P-type ATPase, whose protein sequence is MKHTFDVTGMSCAACSSRVDKATRKVPGVADCAVNLLKNSMEVEYDADVAPEQVSAIDNAIAEQISKAGYGAILREEAVPAPGRKSAARVAHERQEKLAAEQELRMRVRLIVSALFCVPLFYLAMGHMFGWPFPAVFLGDEHMMVVALTELLLVVPIVFVGRPFFSGGFRSLFHLSPNMDALIAIGATASLGYSIVKVYGMALAMGVGDMEAAHQAFSGLYFDSAGMILTLITVGKYFEARAKGRTTDAISKLIDLAPKTARVLRNGSEVELPVEQVAVGDVLVVRAGEAVPLDGVMLEGSASIDESAITGESVPVDKVPGDMVTGATMSKSGYFTIRVTKTGDETVLAGIIALVDEATSSKAPIQKTADKIAGVFVPVVIAIALIVFVAWMALGAGVSMALNYAISVLVISCPCALGLATPTAIMVGTGRGARSGILVKSAEALEAAGSAHTVVFDKTGTITAGTPSVVGVHPMGVDEDELMTLAAALEAKSEHPFAQAIMAYADERGLSKSYAVEFEQIPGGGVAALVDGRSVCAGNASLMSNRGIAVESADDVARQYADEGATPLFVACDGVLAGIIAVADRIKPTSAHAISELSAMGVQTVMLTGDNERTAAAIQRQAGVDRVIAGVLPADKEREVARLSEAGHVIMVGDGVNDAPALARADVGIAIGNGTDIAIDSADVVLMRSDLIDVVSAVQLSRRTLRTIRQNLFWALIYNVICIPIAAGLFAWAGLVINPMIGAAAMGCSSIFVVGNALRMRAWRPRFASPVVTQPADGEGELEPSGQNDEPVKEQSRSKEIHMEKKFNVEGMMCQHCVAHVKKALESVEGVTSADVDLDAKTAVAHLSADVADDVLVTAIVDAGYEAVVA, encoded by the coding sequence GTGAAACATACCTTTGATGTGACGGGGATGTCGTGCGCCGCATGCTCGTCGCGCGTCGACAAGGCTACGCGCAAGGTTCCGGGCGTTGCCGATTGCGCCGTGAACCTCTTGAAGAACAGCATGGAAGTCGAATATGATGCCGATGTGGCTCCCGAGCAGGTGTCGGCTATCGACAATGCCATAGCCGAGCAGATTTCCAAGGCGGGGTACGGGGCTATCTTGCGTGAGGAGGCTGTGCCTGCGCCGGGCCGAAAGAGCGCCGCGCGCGTTGCCCACGAGCGCCAGGAGAAACTTGCCGCCGAGCAGGAACTGCGCATGCGTGTGCGACTTATCGTGTCCGCGCTTTTCTGCGTCCCACTGTTTTACCTGGCTATGGGCCATATGTTTGGCTGGCCGTTTCCCGCTGTGTTTTTGGGTGACGAGCATATGATGGTTGTCGCGCTTACCGAGCTTTTGCTTGTCGTGCCCATTGTGTTCGTGGGTCGTCCGTTCTTCAGCGGCGGCTTTCGAAGCCTGTTCCACCTTTCGCCCAACATGGATGCGCTCATTGCCATTGGGGCCACCGCCTCGCTGGGGTACAGCATCGTGAAGGTGTACGGCATGGCGCTTGCAATGGGTGTTGGCGATATGGAAGCTGCTCACCAGGCGTTTTCGGGGCTCTACTTCGACTCCGCTGGCATGATTCTTACGCTTATCACGGTGGGAAAGTACTTCGAGGCCCGTGCGAAGGGTCGCACGACGGATGCCATTTCGAAGCTTATCGACCTTGCCCCCAAGACGGCACGCGTCTTGCGGAATGGTTCTGAAGTCGAGCTTCCCGTCGAGCAGGTGGCCGTGGGCGATGTGCTCGTGGTGCGCGCGGGTGAGGCCGTGCCGCTCGATGGCGTGATGCTGGAGGGCTCTGCTTCCATCGATGAGTCGGCGATTACCGGCGAAAGCGTGCCCGTGGACAAGGTTCCGGGCGATATGGTGACGGGCGCCACCATGAGCAAGTCGGGCTACTTCACCATACGCGTCACGAAGACGGGTGACGAGACGGTGCTGGCGGGGATTATTGCCCTGGTCGACGAGGCCACGAGTTCGAAAGCCCCCATTCAGAAGACGGCAGACAAGATCGCCGGCGTGTTCGTTCCGGTGGTTATCGCCATTGCCCTTATCGTGTTCGTGGCATGGATGGCGCTGGGCGCGGGGGTTTCCATGGCGCTCAATTACGCCATCAGCGTGCTCGTCATTTCCTGCCCCTGTGCCCTGGGCCTCGCTACGCCTACCGCCATCATGGTGGGTACGGGGCGTGGTGCGCGCAGTGGCATTCTGGTGAAATCCGCCGAGGCTCTTGAAGCGGCGGGTAGCGCCCATACCGTGGTGTTCGACAAGACGGGCACTATTACGGCGGGCACGCCCTCGGTTGTGGGAGTCCATCCCATGGGGGTGGACGAGGATGAGCTCATGACTCTGGCGGCCGCTCTTGAAGCCAAGAGCGAGCACCCGTTTGCGCAGGCCATTATGGCGTATGCCGACGAGCGGGGTCTTTCGAAGTCGTATGCCGTGGAGTTCGAGCAGATTCCCGGCGGCGGCGTGGCGGCTCTCGTTGATGGCAGGTCCGTCTGCGCGGGCAATGCCAGTCTTATGTCCAATCGTGGCATTGCCGTCGAATCGGCCGATGACGTGGCACGACAGTATGCCGATGAGGGCGCAACGCCCTTGTTCGTCGCCTGCGACGGCGTGTTGGCGGGAATTATTGCAGTGGCCGATCGCATCAAGCCCACGAGCGCGCATGCCATTTCCGAACTGAGTGCGATGGGCGTGCAGACGGTCATGCTTACGGGGGACAACGAACGTACCGCGGCTGCCATTCAACGTCAGGCAGGCGTGGATCGCGTCATTGCCGGCGTGTTGCCGGCTGACAAAGAACGTGAGGTCGCACGCCTTTCCGAAGCTGGTCACGTAATCATGGTGGGCGATGGCGTGAACGATGCCCCGGCCCTTGCCCGCGCCGACGTGGGCATCGCCATCGGCAACGGTACCGACATCGCCATCGACAGCGCCGATGTGGTGCTCATGCGCAGCGACCTTATTGACGTGGTTTCGGCCGTGCAGCTTTCGCGACGTACGTTGCGCACCATTCGTCAGAACCTGTTCTGGGCGCTCATTTACAACGTCATTTGCATTCCCATTGCGGCGGGTCTGTTTGCCTGGGCGGGTTTGGTTATCAACCCCATGATTGGCGCGGCGGCCATGGGCTGCTCTTCCATCTTCGTGGTGGGCAATGCCCTGCGCATGCGTGCGTGGCGACCGCGATTTGCCTCGCCTGTAGTCACGCAACCCGCAGATGGGGAAGGTGAATTGGAACCATCCGGCCAGAATGACGAGCCGGTGAAGGAGCAATCTCGTTCGAAGGAGATACACATGGAAAAGAAGTTCAACGTCGAGGGCATGATGTGCCAGCACTGCGTCGCCCACGTGAAGAAGGCCCTTGAGAGCGTTGAGGGCGTCACGTCGGCCGATGTCGACCTCGATGCGAAGACCGCCGTTGCGCACCTGTCTGCCGACGTTGCCGATGACGTGCTCGTGACCGCCATCGTGGACGCTGGCTACGAAGCTGTCGTGGCCTAA
- a CDS encoding EAL domain-containing protein, which translates to MTGLLSEPAFRSHTAAFISQMEMPGSHCLIVLNIGNFKAINSRHGYMRGDECLRTMGEVLRSIFPDAILGRLYADHFCGIVRNERIEQAIVAIHSHMAWHYERTSLGIIAGVYVLDNPAVSEKQAIDRALFACRSVKDRFGVHLRYFDDELAQKLSREGYVLNSLEDAIAANDLEVYYQPIVRVISGKICGIEALVRWRSPLHGMLSPATFIPTLEASRFIHKLDAFVVNTACDEFHRIRELVPTASVSVNLSRLDFELCDIFEIVDSAVRRNGMDPSDLDIEITESAFSSDFTLVHEGIDRFRRAGYKIWMDDFGSGYSSLSALTAVPFDTVKIDMSLIRDIDKNPATRTVLSQVIGMVKRLGAHTLTEGVETERQLEFLRSVGCEKAQGYLFSKPAPIGEIVELVQTGGIEAETDVESGYFSDIGRVSLAGGLADAMAASDMLIAGTVPLAVVEVDRGRVRVISQNRPFGGFLAALGVHYFEDLMSENREFGSVLRDRFLHTALEAKTEQSDRAVEFNFGGELCALSVRHVAQANHLDAYLVRAVNLTRLDSADSWDNQVTVRSFVYSLFERIDVIDLATGEFDNIRFMSEIDKNPFARGKVSMAIQVVSEGYVHPDERQLFAAFFELKTMRRRLRSNGGIISLIFRMRLRMKGYRWMRAVITPIAASGDQRVAVCFKVVGVPNVDQGVSSIVGGLATTSLVDAVLSATETKVFWKDEQRRFLGANRAFIDYYGFGSVKDLIGNTDEDMGWHSDPGPFKSDEERVLEGECIHDAHGFCMAHGQERAIVASKMPVYQGGHIVGLLGYFSDITDRV; encoded by the coding sequence GTGACGGGTTTGCTGAGCGAGCCCGCCTTTCGTTCTCATACGGCCGCGTTCATTTCCCAGATGGAAATGCCCGGGTCGCATTGCCTTATTGTGCTCAATATCGGCAATTTCAAGGCCATTAATAGTCGTCATGGCTATATGCGCGGCGATGAATGCCTGCGTACCATGGGCGAGGTTCTCCGCAGCATTTTCCCTGATGCCATACTGGGTCGTTTGTATGCCGACCATTTTTGCGGAATCGTTCGCAACGAGCGCATCGAGCAGGCCATTGTGGCCATTCATTCCCATATGGCCTGGCATTACGAACGCACTTCCCTGGGAATCATCGCGGGCGTCTACGTTCTCGACAACCCGGCAGTAAGCGAAAAGCAGGCTATCGACCGCGCTCTCTTTGCGTGCCGGAGTGTGAAAGATCGCTTTGGCGTTCACCTTCGTTATTTCGACGACGAGCTTGCGCAGAAGCTGAGCCGCGAGGGGTACGTGCTCAACAGCTTGGAAGATGCCATCGCGGCTAACGATCTCGAGGTGTACTACCAGCCCATCGTGCGCGTTATCTCGGGGAAGATATGTGGGATCGAGGCGCTTGTGCGTTGGCGTAGTCCTCTGCATGGGATGCTTTCGCCTGCAACGTTCATCCCTACGCTCGAGGCGAGCCGATTCATCCATAAGCTCGATGCCTTCGTCGTGAACACGGCGTGCGATGAGTTCCATCGTATTCGCGAGCTCGTTCCCACGGCAAGCGTTTCGGTCAATCTGTCGCGCTTGGACTTCGAACTATGCGACATTTTCGAAATCGTTGATTCCGCCGTACGCAGGAACGGCATGGACCCATCCGATTTGGATATCGAAATAACCGAGAGCGCGTTTTCCAGCGATTTCACGCTCGTGCATGAGGGAATTGATCGCTTTCGTCGCGCTGGCTACAAGATCTGGATGGACGATTTCGGCAGTGGATACTCGTCGTTATCGGCACTTACCGCCGTTCCGTTCGACACGGTGAAGATCGACATGAGCCTTATTCGCGATATCGACAAGAACCCGGCTACGCGAACCGTGCTTTCCCAGGTCATCGGCATGGTGAAACGCCTGGGCGCGCACACGCTCACCGAGGGCGTGGAAACGGAACGCCAGCTTGAGTTCCTGAGGTCCGTTGGCTGCGAGAAAGCTCAGGGCTATCTCTTCTCGAAGCCCGCTCCCATAGGTGAAATCGTCGAACTGGTTCAAACGGGCGGGATCGAAGCGGAAACGGATGTGGAAAGCGGCTACTTCAGCGATATTGGTCGCGTGAGCCTGGCGGGTGGCTTGGCCGACGCCATGGCCGCGTCTGACATGCTCATTGCGGGCACGGTGCCGCTTGCCGTGGTCGAAGTCGATCGCGGTCGCGTGCGCGTCATTTCCCAGAACCGTCCGTTCGGGGGCTTTCTTGCGGCGTTGGGCGTGCACTACTTCGAGGACCTTATGAGCGAAAATCGCGAATTCGGCAGCGTGCTGCGCGATCGCTTCTTGCATACGGCGCTCGAGGCGAAGACCGAGCAATCCGACCGTGCCGTTGAGTTCAATTTCGGGGGCGAGCTGTGCGCGTTGAGCGTACGCCATGTTGCTCAGGCGAATCATCTGGACGCGTACCTTGTGCGCGCCGTGAACTTGACGCGCTTGGATTCCGCTGACAGCTGGGACAACCAGGTTACCGTTCGTTCGTTCGTGTATAGCCTGTTCGAGCGCATAGACGTCATCGACCTTGCCACGGGTGAATTCGACAACATTCGCTTCATGTCGGAAATCGACAAGAATCCCTTTGCGCGCGGGAAGGTTTCAATGGCCATTCAGGTCGTTTCGGAAGGGTATGTGCATCCCGATGAGCGCCAGCTGTTCGCAGCGTTTTTCGAGCTGAAGACCATGCGTCGGCGGCTGCGTTCCAATGGCGGGATCATCTCTCTCATTTTCCGCATGCGTCTGCGCATGAAGGGGTATCGCTGGATGCGCGCCGTCATTACGCCCATTGCCGCTTCGGGCGATCAGCGCGTTGCCGTATGTTTCAAAGTAGTCGGCGTTCCCAATGTCGACCAGGGCGTTTCCTCCATTGTTGGCGGACTTGCCACCACCTCGCTGGTGGATGCCGTTTTGAGCGCTACCGAGACCAAGGTTTTCTGGAAGGACGAGCAGCGCAGGTTCCTTGGTGCGAACAGGGCGTTTATTGATTATTACGGTTTCGGAAGCGTAAAGGACCTCATTGGCAATACCGATGAGGATATGGGGTGGCATAGCGATCCCGGCCCGTTCAAATCAGACGAGGAGCGCGTCCTGGAAGGCGAGTGCATTCACGATGCCCATGGGTTCTGCATGGCGCATGGCCAGGAGCGGGCCATTGTCGCGAGCAAGATGCCCGTATACCAGGGTGGCCACATCGTTGGCCTTCTGGGGTACTTCTCGGATATTACCGACCGCGTTTAG